In one Populus nigra chromosome 12, ddPopNigr1.1, whole genome shotgun sequence genomic region, the following are encoded:
- the LOC133669080 gene encoding germin-like protein subfamily 1 member 16, with translation MEGLKFVLVFVVLALASSFASASDPGPLQDFCVAIKETDGVFVNGKFCKDPEQVAAKDFFFPGLNVPRDTSSPVGSNVTAVNVAQIPGLNTLGISFARIDFAPHGGLNPPHTHPRATEILVVVEGTLYVGFVTSNLANGDNRLITKVLNPGDVFVFPVGLIHFQLNVGKTNAVAFASLSSQNPGVITIAKAVFGADPPINPNVLTKAFQVDKKVVDYLQKQLWTDNNN, from the exons ATGGAAGGACTCAAGTTTGTACTAGTTTTCGTCGTCTTGGCTTTGGCTTCTTCATTTGCCTCTGCCTCTGATCCTGGTCCGCTTCAGGACTTCTGTGTTGCCATCAAAGAAACCGATGGTG TGTTTGTGAACGGAAAGTTCTGCAAGGACCCAGAGCAAGTTGCTGCGAAGGATTTCTTCTTTCCTGGACTCAACGTTCCTCGGGACACTTCCAGTCCAGTTGGTTCAAATGTCACTGCTGTCAATGTTGCTCAAATTCCAGGACTCAACACTCTTGGCATATCCTTCGCTCGCATTGATTTTGCACCACATGGTGGCCTGAACCCACCCCACACTCACCCTCGTGCCACTGAGATCCTAGTAGTCGTGGAGGGTACCCTCTATGTTGGTTTTGTCACATCTAACTTAGCTAACGGAGATAATCGCCTAATCACCAAGGTCTTAAATCCCGGAGATGTTTTTGTGTTCCCAGTCGGACTCATTCATTTCCAGCTCAATGTGGGAAAAACCAACGCCGTTGCATTCGCCAGTTTAAGCAGCCAGAACCCTGGTGTGATTACAATTGCAAAGGCAGTGTTTGGAGCAGATCCACCCATTAATCCCAATGTTCTAACCAAGGCCTTCCAAGTGGACAAGAAGGTAGTCGACTATCTTCAGAAACAACTCTGGACGGACAACAACAATTAG
- the LOC133669704 gene encoding membrin-11-like, producing MEGGGGTLSEIYQSAKKLLMRAQDGIERLERLENSTSSGGLDSPELSFVVKKDISQVLSLCADMDRLWRSVQAKPQRDLWRRKVELVAEEAGSLKESLDRYFARNQRRMKEAQERAELLGRANGDSAHVLRIFDEEAQAMQSVHNSKRMLADSISTGAAILSKYSEQRERLKRAQRKALDVLNTVGLSNAVLRLIERRNRFDRWIKYFGMLTTLVILYFLVRSSG from the exons AtggaaggaggaggagggaCACTATCGGAAATATACCAGAGTGCGAAGAAGTTGCTAATGAGAGCACAAGATGGGATCGAGAGACTGGAGCGACTGGAGAACTCGACTTCTAGTGGAGGATTAGATTCACCTGAGCTATCTTTCGTTGTCAAGAAGGATATCTCTCAGGTTCTTTCTCTTTGTGCCGATATGGATCGTCTCTGGCGCTCTGTTCAAGCCAAACCTCAACGCGATCTCTGGAGAAG AAAGGTGGAGCTAGTAGCTGAAGAGGCTGGGTCATTGAAAGAGAGTTTGGATAGGTATTTTGCAAGGAATCAAAGACGGATGAAGGAAGCTCAGGAGAGAGCAGAGTTGCTTGGAAGAGCT AATGGTGATTCAGCTCATGTTTTGAGAATATTCGATGAAGAAGCACAAGCAATGCAGTCAGTTCATAATTCAAAAAGAATGCTGGCAGATTCAATATCAACTGGAGCAGCCATTCTTTCCAAATATTCAGAACAAAGGGAACGCTTAAAG AGGGCACAACGCAAGGCTTTGGATGTGCTTAACACAGTGGGGCTCTCCAATGCTGTACTGAGGCTGATCGAGAGGCGCAACCGTTTCGATAGATGGATCAAATATTTTGGAATGCTTACTACCCTTGTCATCTTGTATTTTCTCGTTAGGTCAAGTGGTTGA
- the LOC133669703 gene encoding protein RRP6-like 2 produces the protein MTQNDADMDGTEEEESPKESQTLQTLTATQLSSSVSNLSASSRAIPSNKDFHFYCNFDEFKIPIQEIAEKSQSLLESIGSSSSNHIFKDKLQFPTDVDIDEAYDWLVNVNDEIFERFDASIDEFRRVREETGRVVGVVSEDGFQMVLGKKNKKSMKKTVSDDSVSRAGGDSGVKVADNKKWILGNKAKVPFHIPTIRRPQEEHNILVNNSNRAFDHVWLERSEDGLRVIHPLERLSVLDFMDKSTGDVEPAPPLPVESTTFKLVEEVKDLKELAAKLRGVNEFAVDLEHNQYRSFQGLTCLMQISTRTEDFIVDTLKLRIHVGPYLREVFKDPAKRKVMHGADRDVVWLQRDFGIYICNLFDTGQASKVLKLERNSLEHLLHHFCGVTANKEYQNADWRLRPLPDEMIRYAREDTHYLLHIYDLMRALLLSKPIDNENADPPLLEVYKRSHDVCMQLYEKELFTENSYLNMYGLPSAGFNAQQLAIVAGLYEWRDAIARAEDESTGYILPNKTLLEIAKEMPVTISKLRQLLKSKHSYIERHLSSVVSIIRHSMQTSAAFEAAVQHLKERHMEIASQEETEANDGSEAQSIPGGNGMNSGVAACHETSAQLEKGLLKQGSSIVELGRGGQGSSAKHHGANGEVNTGSSSYISDTSPTAEVAGATVQVLKKPTGAFGALLGGAVAKRKLDTDKKVKEKIKLEKIRSSVNLPFHSFMGINEPPKLVVEEPIGVSEISHPEESLDVPATGSSLQDIILLDNDSDMEQNTHIAEPDRDDSKTTNVNGDDKSSGSALETDGEEPVSLADLSMSFQKCFPSGNQNKKTAEVKKSGEPSGGLKLKPFDYTTALRSGEDPAGRLKVGSAKNQRGVLDSVGTMKSSPGAKMQKDDETGEYRQGRRCQAFPATGNRSATFR, from the exons ATGACCCAAAACGACGCGGATATGGACGGAACGGAAGAAGAAGAATCCCCCAAAGAATCTCAAACTTTACAAACCCTAACAGCTACCCAATTATCTAGCTCAGTTTCAAACCTCTCCGCCTCCTCTCGCGCGATTCCATCGAACAAAGACTTCCATTTCTACTGCAATTTCGACGAATTCAAGATCCCGATTCAAGAAATCGCAGAGAAGTCGCAATCGCTACTCGAATCAATCGGGTCTTCCTCttcaaatcatattttcaaaGACAAGTTACAGTTCCCTACTGATGTCGACATCGACGAGGCGTATGATTGGCTGGTGAATGTAAACGACGAGATCTTTGAGCGTTTCGATGCTTCAATTGATGAATTTAGGAGAGTCCGAGAGGAAACGGGTCGGGTCGTGGGTGTAGTTAGTGAGGATGGTTTTCAAATGGTGCTAgggaagaagaataagaagtcAATGAAGAAAACGGTGAGTGATGACTCAGTGAGTCGTGCTGGTGGTGACTCAGGAGTGAAAGTGGCGGATAACAAGAAGTGGATTTTGGGAAATAAGGCCAAGGTTCCGTTTCATATACCGACGATAAGGAGGCCGCAAGAGGAACATAATATATTGGTTAATAATTCGAATAGGGCTTTTGATCATGTTTGGTTGGAGAGAAGCGAAGATGGGCTGAGGGTTATTCATCCACTG GAAAGGCTATCTGTTCTTGATTTCATGGATAAAAGTACTGGAGATGTTGAACCTGCACCACCTCTTCCAGTAGAGAGTACTACATTTAAGCTTGTGGAAGAAGTCAAGGATTTGAAGGAATTGGCAGCTAAATTGCGTGGTGTAAATGAATTTGCG GTTGATTTGGAGCACAATCAATATCGATCTTTTCAAGGATTGACATGCTTAATGCAAATTTCTACCAGAACCGAGGATTTTATTGTAGATACTTTAAAACTTCGAATACATGTTGGCCCATATCTTAGGGAAGTTTTCAAGGATCCTGCCAAGAGAAAG gtcATGCATGGAGCAGATCGAGATGTTGTGTGGCTTCAACGGGACTTTGGCATATATATCTGCAATCTTTTTGATACCGGACAG GCCTCAAAAGTGCTAAAGTTGGAAAGAAATAGTTTGGAGCACCTCTTACATCACTTTTGTGGGGTTACTGCCAATAAAGA ATACCAGAATGCAGATTGGAGACTACGCCCTCTTCCTGATGAGATGATAAG ATATGCCAGAGAAGATACCCACTATCTGCTgcatatatatgatttgatgaGAGCTCTGTTACTCTCAAAGCCTATTGACAATGAAAATGCTGATCCTCCTTTGTTAGAG GTCTACAAACGCAGTCATGATGTATGCATGCAGCTGTATGAGAAGGAGCTTTTCACTGAAAACTCGTATCTCAACATGTATGG GTTGCCTAGTGCTGGTTTCAATGCTCAGCAGCTTGCCATTGTTGCA GGGCTTTATGAGTGGAGAGATGCCATTGCCCGTGCAGAAGATGAGAGCACAGGTTATATATTGCCTAACAAAACTCTTCTTGAAATTG CCAAAGAGATGCCTGTTACAATTAGCAAATTACGTCAACTGCTGAAATCAAAGCACTCATATATTGAACGGCACCTTAGTTCTGTTGTTAGCATCATTAGGCACTCCATGCAAACCTCTGCTGCATTTGAAGCTGCTGTTCAACATTTAAAGGAGAGACACATGGAAATA gCCTCACAAGAAGAGACAGAAGCTAATGATGGATCTGAAGCGCAAAGCATTCCTGGTGGCAATGGAATGAACAGCGGTGTGGCTGCCTGCCATGAAACTTCTGCGCAGCTGGAAAAGGGGCTTCTGAAGCAGGGAAGCAGTATTGTTGAACTTGGCAGAGGTGGACAAGGAAGCTCTGCCAAGCATCATGGTGCAAATGGTGAAGTGAATACTGGATCCAGTAGTTATATTTCAGATACATCTCCAACAGCTGAG GTTGCTGGAGCAACTGTTCAGGTTCTCAAGAAGCCAACTGGTGCTTTTGGAGCACTTCTTGGGGGTGCAGTTGCAAAGAGGAAACTTGATACTGATAAAAAG gTCAAGGAGAAGATCAAGTTAGAAAAGATAAGATCCTCAGTAAACCTTCCATTCCATTCATTTATGGGCATCAATGAACCTCCAAAACTAGTAGTAGAAGAGCCCATTGGAGTTTCTGAAATTTCACATCCTGAAGAATCTTTGGATGTCCCAGCTACTGGTTCTAGTTTGCAAGATATAATACTGTTGGACAATGATTCAGACATGGAACAAAACACTCACATTGCAGAACCAGATAGAGACGATTCCAAAACTACAAATGTCAATGGGGATGACAAATCTTCAGGATCTGCTTTGGAAACAGATGGAGAGGAACCTGTTTCTCTAGCTGATTTGTCTATGAGTTTCCAGAAGTGCTTCCCATCcggtaatcaaaataaaaaaactgcagAAGTTAAGAAATCTGGAGAACCAAGTGGCGGTTTGAAGCTGAAGCCATTTGATTATACTACTGCACTAAGATCTGGTGAAGATCCGGCAGGTAGGTTGAAAGTAGGGAGTGCCAAAAATCAGAGGGGCGTGCTTGACTCTGTGGGTACGATGAAAAGTTCACCGGGAGCTAAAATGCAAAAGGATGACGAGACAGGAGAATATCGCCAAGGCAGAAGATGTCAGGCCTTTCCAGCAACTGGGAATCGGAGTGCAACCTTCCGATGA